In Lates calcarifer isolate ASB-BC8 linkage group LG4, TLL_Latcal_v3, whole genome shotgun sequence, a genomic segment contains:
- the dhrs1 gene encoding dehydrogenase/reductase SDR family member 1 produces the protein MSLSGWVCVVTGASRGIGRGIALQLSEAGATVYITGRQEKTLKQTAAEVKERGGNCVPVICDSTKDEDIEGLFERIKREQNGRLDILVNNAYAGVQAIFENMGKKFWETDPSIWDSINNTGLRGHYFFSVHASRLMVAQGRGLIVMISSVGGLRYLFNVPYGVGKAACDRLAADMAVELKSRGVASVSLWPGAVQTELVSQFVLERDTPQGVNSKFKDVFANGETTELSGICIVNLAKDKNLMSLTGKVLMTCDLARRYGIQDVDGRSVADYTSLKFLLTQVPYLSWLSAVIPSFLRLPRFVLTLASNRF, from the exons ATGTCCCTGTCTGGCTGGGTGTGTGTGGTAACAGGTGCCTCCAGAGGCATTGGCAGGGGGATAGCTCTCCAGCTGTCTGAGGCAGGAGCCACCGTCTACATCACAGGGCGTCAGGAGAAGACTCtgaaacaaactgcagcagag GTTAAGGAGAGAGGTGGGAACTGTGTGCCAGTTATCTGTGATTCTACAAAAGATGAAGACATTGAAGGACTGTTTGAGCGGATCAAACGTGAACAGAATGGCAGGCTGGATATCCTCGTTAACAATGCCTATGCTGGAGTACAG GCTATTTTCGAGAATATGGGGAAGAAGTTTTGGGAAACCGATCCATCTATTTGGGATTCCATTAACAACACAGGCCTCAG GGGCCACTATTTCTTCTCAGTTCATGCTTCTCGGTTGATGGTGGCTCAGGGTCGAGGTTTGATAGTCATGATTTCATCTGTGGGAGGGCTGCGGTACCTCTTCAATGTGCCATATGGTGTTGGTAAAGCTGCG TGTGACAGGCTGGCAGCAGACATGGCTGTTGAACTGAAAAGTAGGGGAGTGGCCTCTGTCAGCCTGTGGCCAGGGGCAGTACAAACAGAGCTGGTGTCTCAGTTCGTACTGGAGAGAGATACACCACAGGGAGTCAATTCTAAG TTTAAAGATGTATTTGCCAATGGAGAAACCACAGAGCTGAGTGGGATTTGCATTGTCAACCTGGCAAAAG ATAAAAATCTGATGTCGCTGACTGGGAAAGTTCTAATGACTTGTGACTTGGCAAGGCGCTACGGGATACAAGATGTTGATG GGCGGAGTGTAGCTGATTACACTTCCCTGAAATTCCTCCTGACCCAGGTTCCGTACCTCTCCTGGCTCTCAGCTGTTATCCCATCATTCCTACGCCTGCCACGCTTTGTGCTTACCCTGGCCAGTAACCGGTTCTAA
- the homeza gene encoding homeobox and leucine zipper encoding a has translation MAAYSEYNGRNGILVVMKDPFEGKVTTTECEGKLEVKRPSKDLRRSASSAESNASVASFTTNHNSVVCLPLVSEGLKLVWTQSDQTRELDTIPELVQAFNVFPYPSSREVSTLARVCALPLDKVKVWFMVQRIKYGISWSSEEIEETRRKLAVPELYDDSTETNEEAKIRSKSTNCEELVIEDKDSDEVEGALSSFTPQTTKPKCESPDSYKPARLTAPCFSSTLPPPQDSYFYRPPADTPASTATDVSLDLSESSSRQHRHGRYKKSKAQLAALRKSFLRENWPAEAELRRLQEETGLSRNDIRKWFSDSRYQLRVGRGSLAAAQSYSQHTAVGGKHDQQTQPLPLITQKTRQINNMKGHEGARSNGTRNSHFFQTFLSNSLEAFGERVIEAEECDVMEELSGDGDSFKDEEQSEEQPLQLTKTCKIEPDVPQEPSGMLKSSPYSSPSGSPPLTASPTKLLSNTISTSKKSARSAKASPSQTPLRISGASSSTSTSPALTPAGRPRKTKEQLDVLKQHFLRCQWPKSEDYTELVKLTGLPRADVIQWFGDTRYAVKNGQLRWVKGVRDQFLAELAAQQSGSGLTNGSGSGTSTRVGGSRKRKSQANGTSTDCPDTQPLVTYYLSTGSLHEKDLDSLCKKSRMSYQQVRDWFASQDGGETEQEPVITD, from the coding sequence ATGGCAGCCTACAGTGAATATaatggcagaaatggaataCTTGTGGTCATGAAGGACCCTTTTGAAGGAAAAGTAACAACGACAGAATGTGAAGGAAAGCTTGAAGTTAAGCGGCCCTCCAAGGATTTGCGCCGCTCTGCCAGCTCAGCGGAAAGCAACGCGAGCGTGGCTAGTTTCACCACGAACCACAACTCTGTTGTGTGCCTGCCTCTGGTGTCAGAGGGACTGAAATTGGTATGGACACAGTCTGATCAGACCCGTGAACTTGACACAATCCCAGAACTGGTCCAAGCTTTCAACGTATTTCCCTACCCATCATCCCGTGAGGTGAGCACCCTGGCCCGGGTATGTGCCTTGCCACTGGACAAAGTTAAAGTGTGGTTTATGGTGCAGAGAATTAAATACGGTATCAGCTGGTCTTCAGAGGAGATAGAGGAGACACGGCGGAAGCTAGCAGTGCCTGAGCTTTATGATGACTCTACTGAAACAAATGAGGAAGCTAAAATAAGGAGCAAGAGCACAAATTGTGAGGAACTGGTAATTGAGGATAAGGATAGCGATGAAGTGGAGGGTGCTCTCTCCAGCTTTACCCCCCAGACAACAAAACCAAAGTGTGAGTCACCAGATTCCTATAAACCAGCCAGACTCACTGCCCCGTGTTTCAGTTCCACCCTTCCACCTCCTCAGGATTCATACTTCTACCGCCCACCAGCAGACACACCAGCAAGTACAGCAACTGATGTCTCCCTTGACCTTTCAGAGTCATCTTCACGACAGCACCGCCATGGGCGCTACAAAAAGTCTAAAGCTCAGCTCGCTGCCCTGCGAAAGAGTTTTCTGAGGGAGAACTGGCCTGCAGAGGCAGAGCTAAGACGTTTGCAGGAAGAAACTGGGCTGAGTCGCAATGACATTCGTAAATGGTTCAGCGACAGCCGTTACCAGCTTAGGGTTGGCCGAGGAAGCCTGGCAGCAGCCCAGAGCTATTCTCAACACACTGCTGTGGGAGGTAAACATGATCAACAAACTCAGCCTCTTCCACTTATTACTCAAAAGACTCGTCAGATTAACAACATGAAGGGCCACGAGGGAGCCCGTAGCAATGGGACTAGAAATTCACATTTCTTTCAGACCTTTTTGTCAAACAGCCTGGAAGCATTTGGGGAAAGGGTCATTGAGGCAGAAGAGTGTGATGTTATGGAAGAGCTTTCTGGTGATGGGGACAGTTTTAAAGACGAGGAACAAAGTGAAGAACAACCCTTACAATTGACAAAGACCTGCAAGATTGAGCCAGATGTTCCTCAGGAACCATCAGGTATGTTAAAATCCTCTCCCTACTCCTCCCCCTCTGGCAGTCCACCACTAACTGCCTCGCCTACTAAACTGCTTTCAAACACCATCAGCACATCAAAGAAGTCAGCCCGCTCAGCCAAAGCCAGTCCTTCACAAACACCCTTGCGCATCTCAGGAGCTTCTTCATCCACATCCACGTCCCCTGCTCTCACTCCTGCTGGGCGACCAAGAAAGACGAAGGAGCAGTTGGATGTGTTAAAGCAGCACTTCTTACGCTGCCAGTGGCCCAAGAGTGAAGATTACACTGAACTTGTTAAGCTTACTGGTTTACCCCGGGCAGATGTTATTCAGTGGTTTGGTGACACACGGTATGCTGTAAAGAATGGCCAGCTGCGCTGGGTAAAGGGGGTTCGTGACCAGTTCTTGGCTGAACTTGCTGCCCAGCAAAGTGGCAGTGGTTTAACAAATGGAAGCGGCTCTGGGACATCTACTCGGGTTGGGGGTAGCCGCAAACGAAAATCTCAAGCAAATGGAACAAGTACAGATTGCCCTGATACACAGCCATTGGTAACATATTACCTTTCAACAGGCTCACTACATGAAAAAGACCTTGACTCTCTATGCAAGAAATCAAGAATGAGCTATCAGCAAGTGCGAGATTGGTTTGCATCTCAGGATGGTGGGGAGACTGAACAAGAACCTGTAATTACTGATTGA
- the LOC108883938 gene encoding RING finger protein 212B codes for MDWFHCNQCFTRRGSTFAVSSCGHICCEACIKSKQCSVCGASCSYLPISDEMKPQEKVFFKDPVKLIQSRLEHISQITLFQRTQMERVTAHFKHKSVELERRLKEVTEQGYRQLSELKRENAGLKKQLSELKRETAELKKPLSQRRVSPGQFQTDGTQRMSLPVAVTSPVTPHSRTIRHLGSAESQGWARDRGPSLSSLTTPGSSASISSHSSLHEHVHRTPTSFSTPTRSHHQTPVFHFQFMSGLSIQSPRR; via the exons ATGGACTGGTTCCACTGTAACCAGTGCTTCACAAGGAGAGGGTCGACATTTGCTGTGTCCAGCTGTGGCCACATCTGTTGTGAAGCATGCATTAAATCTA AGCAGTGCAGTGTATGTGGGGCCAGCTGCAGTTATCTGCCCATCTCTGATGAG aTGAAGCCACaggaaaaagtatttttcaagGATCCTGTGAAGCTCATCCAGTCACGACTGGAGCACATATCACag ATTACGCTTTTTCAGCggacacagatggagagagtCACAGCTCACTTCAAGCATAAGTCTGTTGAATTGGAAAGGCGTCTGAAGGAGGTCACTGAGCAGGGCTACAG GCAACTGTCTGAGCTGAAGAGAGAGAATGCTGGCTTAAAAAAGCAACTTTCAGAGCTGAAAAGAGAGACTGCTGAATTAAAAAAGCCACTTTCTCAGAGGAGG GTTTCTCCAGGACAGTTTCAAACTGATGG TACTCAAAGGATGTCACTCCCTGTGGCTGTTACCTCTCCAG TTACCCCTCATTCAAGAACTATCCG TCACTTAGGCTCAGCAGAGTCCCAGGGGTGGGCCAGAGACAGAGGTCCCAGTCTTTCCTCCCTCACT actCCTGGATCATCTGCCTCTATTTCCAGCCATAGTTCTCTTCATGAACATGTACACA GAACACCCACATCCTTCAGCACTCCCACAAG AAGTCACCACCAGACGCCTGTTTTCCACTTCCAGTTTATGAGTGGGTTGTCAATTCAGTCTCCCAGGCGTTAA
- the LOC108883940 gene encoding zona pellucida sperm-binding protein 3 yields MMAFSWQGVLLLSLVAAVSVYADMKLDCRPGFVTVVWTESRSQADPSLFRLGNCFPTSITAREVVFSVDFNDCNFRTMVTGNQLIYTNDLLYISSPDSSVLPVIHPVVCTYERPKDWYPLIYDPVFNTYGEGDLVFAIRLMNDDFSGPAKSTSFPLGSFIPIMASVELMNHQPLLLLLEECVAAATPELQPESNLYPIITNKGCLVDSKISRSKFEPRENPSEMHLSLQAFRFALGKEVFIHCKLVAWDPIGLDNTKKACHYVKDQGWELLDNPAYSNLCDCCDSSCKSRKMRSVLSGKLGIVHKAVLGPLTITDVNS; encoded by the exons ATGATGGCTTTCTCTTGGCAAGGTGTGCTGCTCTTGAGCCTTGTAGCGGCTGTTTCAGTTTATGCAG ACATGAAACTGGACTGTAGGCCTGGTTTTGTGACAGTGGTGTGGACAGAGAGCAGATCCCAGGCTGACCCGTCACTCTTCCGTCTCGGAAACTGTTTTCCCACCAGCATCACGGCCAGGGAGGTTGTTTTCAGTGTCGACTTCAACGATTGTAACTTCAGGACAATG GTCACTGGGAATCAGCTAATATACACCAATGATCTTCTCTACATTTCTTCTCCTGATTCCAGTGTACTCCCTGTCATTCATCCAGTTGTCTGTACATATGAGAG GCCAAAAGACTGGTACCCTCTCATCTATGACCCTGTATTTAACACATATGGTGAAGGGGATCTAGTGTTTGCCATCAGACTAATGAATG ATGACTTCTCAGGCCCTGCTAAATCTACTAGTTTTCCTCTGGGCTCCTTTATTCCAATCATGGCCAGTGTGGAGCTGATGAACCATCAgcccttgctgctgctgcttgaggAATGTGTAGCTGCTGCCACACCAGAGCTGCAGCCTGAAAGCAATTTATACCCAATAATTACAAATAAGGG atgtCTTGTGGATAGTAAGATTTCCCGCTCAAAATTTGAACCAAGAGAAAACCCATCAGAGATGCATCTATCCCTTCAAGCCTTTAGGTTTGCTCTTGGAAAAGAG GTGTTTATCCACTGCAAACTTGTTGCTTGGGATCCCATTGGTCTTGACAACACAAAGAAGGCCTGCCACTATGTCAAAGATCAGGG CTGGGAGCTTCTGGATAATCCTGCATATAGCAATCTATGTGACTGCTGTGATTCAAGCTGTAAGTCCAGGAAGATGAGAAGTGTGTTATCAG GGAAGCTGGGAATAGTACATAAAGCAGTCCTTGGGCCACTTACCATCACTGATGTGAATTCCTGA